A region from the Triticum urartu cultivar G1812 chromosome 1, Tu2.1, whole genome shotgun sequence genome encodes:
- the LOC125539490 gene encoding uncharacterized protein LOC125539490 — protein MMSWLFVRPSRSLMDAWLFVSHSSAVYICFLYAHSCNSGDRTSISMFSCIVHTGRWSIDSARYWKLALTFFLFLQFFWTECSHTVISRWLEVCVWIFKTRCRLCIITSIRQDTLGLICGQ, from the exons ATGATGTCCTGGCTCTTTGTGCGCCCCTCACGGTCATTAATGGATGCCTGGCTCTTTGTTTCTCATTCTTCTGCTGTGTATATATGCTTCCTCTATGCTCACTCTTGTAACTCCGGCGACAGAACATCCATCAGCATGTTCTCTT GTATTGTTCATACTGGGAGGTGGTCAATTGATTCGGCCAGATATTGGAAACTGGCTCTCACATTTTTTTTATTTCTGCAATTCTTCTGGACAG AATGTAGCCATACTGTTATAAGCAGATGGTTGGAAGTATGTGTGTGGATTTTCAAGACTCGGTGCAGGCTTTGCATCATTACAAGCATAAG GCAAGATACACTTGGGTTAATCTGCGGGCAGTGA
- the LOC125533152 gene encoding F-box protein At2g17036-like, protein MSRRAPSCWSSIPSELAGVVLRRLPCHADRVRFAAVCKHWRASARQTSPPPHYPWLALPDRTFYSLPGSAFRPLPLHLDRHRQLPHAQSSCGEWLVFERFDGAYTLVSPFSMSTTILLPGLSDTYAPNVPLRVPQDESKPYMLKLVVCSHDLVAAIVDDNEAWTYSKLALCRPGASSWWSSTPDELRHLQDIVSCEGKLYALDSWDGLFSVSIATDRRTGEPTVSRVDHLMGNPRRGRVLGDSPRYLLESSGTLLLVCREDPKSKAEQTTIGGRRMWSALELQMGTKFRVLEADLARSRWARLRSVGDHRMLFVGPWCSRAVRVTAAAAEHEHDCLYTGDRIFFTEDAIAGRYNHRYYQKQPEPFYCSVYDMRTRRSELFLETPVRPLKGFPVTWLFPPTPTHG, encoded by the coding sequence ATGTCACGCCGCGCACCAAGCTGCTGGTCGAGCATCCCTTCCGAGCTCGCGGGGGTCGtgctccgccgcctcccttgCCATGCCGACCGGGTCCGCTTCGCCGCCGTCTGCAAACACTGGCGCGCCTCTGCGCGCCAGACCTCTCCGCCCCCGCACTACCCATGGCTCGCCTTGCCCGACCGGACATTCTACAGCCTGCCCGGCTCCGCCTTCCGGCCGCTGCCGCTCCACCTGGACCGCCACCGGCAGCTGCCGCACGCGCAGAGCTCCTGCGGCGAGTGGCTCGTGTTCGAGCGCTTCGACGGCGCCTATACGCTGGTCAGCCCCTTCTCCATGTCCACCACCATCCTGCTCCCCGGCCTCTCCGACACGTACGCCCCCAACGTGCCTCTCCGGGTCCCGCAAGACGAGTCCAAGCCGTATATGTTGAAGCTCGTGGTGTGCTCCCACGACCTCGTCGCCGCGATCGTCGATGACAACGAGGCATGGACGTATAGCAAGCTTGCCTTGTGCCGGCCAGGGGCGTCCTCGTGGTGGTCCAGCACACCCGACGAGCTTCGCCACCTCCAAGACATTGTCTCGTGCGAGGGAAAGCTCTACGCCCTCGACAGCTGGGACGGGCTCTTCTCCGTGTCCATCGCCACCGACAGGCGCACCGGCGAGCCGACCGTTTCACGGGTCGACCACCTCATGGGTAACCCCCGCCGGGGCCGGGTCCTCGGCGACTCGCCGCGATACCTGCTAGAATCCAGCGGAACGTTGCTGTTGGTCTGCAGGGAGGATCCTAAGAGCaaggcggagcagacgacgatagGGGGGCGTCGGATGTGGAGTGCGCTCGAGCTGCAGATGGGGACCAAGTTCAGGGTGCTCGAGGCGGACTTGGCGCGGTCGCGGTGGGCGAGGCTGAGGAGCGTGGGCGATCACCGGATGCTGTTCGTCGGCCCATGGTGCTCCCGAGCGGTTCGTGttaccgccgccgccgccgagcacGAGCATGACTGTCTCTACACCGGGGACCGTATCTTCTTCACGGAGGACGCCATCGCTGGGAGATACAATCATCGATACTACCAGAAACAACCGGAGCCCTTCTACTGCAGCGTCTACGACATGAGGACGAGGCGGTCCGAGTTGTTCCTCGAGACGCCCGTGCGGCCGTTGAAAGGCTTCCCGGTCACATGGCTATTCCCTCCAACTCCAACTCATGGATAG